Proteins encoded together in one Prunus dulcis chromosome 3, ALMONDv2, whole genome shotgun sequence window:
- the LOC117622430 gene encoding uncharacterized protein LOC117622430 isoform X1, translated as MAGTKKKFVEIDIIADTVCPWCFVGKRNLDKALEEGNDRYEFELRWHPFQIDPEIPKEGTYKKEFYDTKMGADVAEVFETRMADIFSNHDMTYKIDGLTGNTIESHRLIYFAGLQDRDKQHDLVDEICLGYFTDGRFIGDRDYLLKCAEKIEIEGAAEFLDDPNNGLTEVCSSPIPSCSNYFPSQANMLKDSKNQIEDCGIFVMILWFQNRPN; from the exons ATGGCTGGAACCAAGAAAAAGTTTGTGGAAATTGATATAATTGCAGACACTGTGTGTCCATGGTGCTTTGTGGGCAAAAGAAACCTTGACAAAGCTCTGGAGGAAGGTAATGATCGATACGAGTTTGAGCTCAGATGGCATCCATTTCAAATTGATCCTGAAATCCCTAAAGAAGGCACTTACAAGAAAGAGTTTTATGATACAAAGATGGGCGCTGATGTGGCTGAAGTGTTTGAGACCCGTATGGCAGAT ATCTTTTCAAACCATGACATGACCTATAAGATCGATGGACTCAC GGGAAATACTATTGAGAGTCACAGGCTTATATATTTTGCTGGGCTGCAGGATCGTGATAAGCAGCATGATCTTGTGGATGAGATCTGTCTTGGATATTTCACAGATGGGAGATTCATTGGGGACAG GGATTATCTTCTGAAATGTGCTGAAAAGATTGAAATAGAAGGGGCAGCAGAGTTTCTTGATGACCCCAACAATGGGCTCACTGAGGTCTGTTCTTCACCAATTCCTTCATGTTCCAATTATTTTCCAAGCCAAGCTAACATGTTGAAGGACAGCAAAAACCAGATAGAGGATTGTGGAATTTTTGTTATGATCCTTTGGTTCCAAAACAGGCCAAATTAA
- the LOC117622430 gene encoding uncharacterized protein LOC117622430 isoform X2 — protein MAGTKKKFVEIDIIADTVCPWCFVGKRNLDKALEEGNDRYEFELRWHPFQIDPEIPKEGTYKKEFYDTKMGADVAEVFETRMADIFSNHDMTYKIDGLTGNTIESHRLIYFAGLQDRDKQHDLVDEICLGYFTDGRFIGDRDYLLKCAEKIEIEGAAEFLDDPNNGLTEVREELKKYSEVKGIPYFVINGKEEFAGAQPTEVFLAAFEAATK, from the exons ATGGCTGGAACCAAGAAAAAGTTTGTGGAAATTGATATAATTGCAGACACTGTGTGTCCATGGTGCTTTGTGGGCAAAAGAAACCTTGACAAAGCTCTGGAGGAAGGTAATGATCGATACGAGTTTGAGCTCAGATGGCATCCATTTCAAATTGATCCTGAAATCCCTAAAGAAGGCACTTACAAGAAAGAGTTTTATGATACAAAGATGGGCGCTGATGTGGCTGAAGTGTTTGAGACCCGTATGGCAGAT ATCTTTTCAAACCATGACATGACCTATAAGATCGATGGACTCAC GGGAAATACTATTGAGAGTCACAGGCTTATATATTTTGCTGGGCTGCAGGATCGTGATAAGCAGCATGATCTTGTGGATGAGATCTGTCTTGGATATTTCACAGATGGGAGATTCATTGGGGACAG GGATTATCTTCTGAAATGTGCTGAAAAGATTGAAATAGAAGGGGCAGCAGAGTTTCTTGATGACCCCAACAATGGGCTCACTGAG GTCAGGGAAGAGCTTAAGAAGTACTCAGAAGTAAAAGGAATCCCATATTTTGTG ATCAATGGAAAGGAAGAATTTGCTGGTGCCCAACCAACTGAGGTCTTCCTAGCTGCTTTTGAAGCAGCTACAAAATGA
- the LOC117622429 gene encoding E3 ubiquitin-protein ligase At3g02290-like has translation MGSVCCCLNAEDFEDYVNPNSSAYRNCICLSCFIENFLNVYTSLFRRGEVHSIPSSIQGAASMTSSASLDNSISDMYRSPPRPLPYDADPRYIRLQRDGLISRREKGSSHSHEEAEPLRSDTDADSECLSTGEKWNGSACEDGVKEHRSKSSMKFSSAKATTVVGNFYISSEDEDVCPTCLEEYTPENPKIMTKCSHHFHLGCIYEWMERSESCPVCGKVMVFDETT, from the exons ATGGGTTCcgtttgttgttgtttgaaTGCTGAGGATTTTGAAGACTATGTGAATCCAAACAGTTCTGCATATAGGAACTGTATCTGTCTTAGTTGCTTTATTGAGAACTTTCTAAATGTG TATACATCATTATTCAGAAGAGGAGAAGTGCATTCAATCCCTTCATCCATTCAGGGGGCTGCATCGATGACGTCCTCAGCATCACTAGACAACTCTATATCTGACATGTATCGTTCTCCTCCAAGGCCCTTGCCTTATGATGCTGACCCCAGATACATACGCTTGCAACGGGATGGGTTGATTTCTAGGCGCGAGAAAGGCTCAAGTCATTCTCATGAGGAGGCCGAACCTCTAAGAAGTGATACTGATGCAGATTCTGAATGTTTGAGTACAGGAGAAAAATGGAATGGGTCTGCTTGTGAAGATGGAGTAAAAGAACATCGTTCCAAGTCCTCAATGAAGTTCTCATCAGCAAAAGCTACAACCGTAGTTGGGAACTTTTATATATCATCAGAAGACGAGGATGTCTGTCCAACATGTCTTGaag AATATACTCcagaaaaccccaaaataatGACAAAATGCTCTCATCATTTTCACCTTGGTTGTATATATGAGTGGATGGAGAGAAGTGAAAGCTGCCCTGTTTGTGGCAAG GTGATGGTATTCGATGAAACGACTTAA